Proteins co-encoded in one Stomoxys calcitrans chromosome 5, idStoCalc2.1, whole genome shotgun sequence genomic window:
- the LOC106081510 gene encoding uncharacterized protein LOC106081510, with protein MIPFWVPSSKPFPRFSIEAGYDDNNNKIYVGRAKHLDKLIPASVYKSIDYGIVTWDGSAHGKIEYEYLVGVDYAWQQCQDGEVPDNAVRTGRTMKRRREDKSLEREWLYVGRAQYEGTLMVGTIQPSEKCIYIPHKRKEIKLQSYEVLYLRKFDNWKLMATNADIFPDAVEVGEDRDYSKMYVARWFFQELMYPVKFIPDREEAIICQDGPEHKVTMVHVLRGDNYIWQKATSEDVYDKAVYTGYTMDGDILFVGRGYHDDVLCVGLVSLAHKALIAPYGGKVIGIEDFEVLIRI; from the exons ATGA TCCCCTTCTGGGTACCTTCTTCTAAGCCTTTTCCTCGTTTTTCCATAGAGGCAGGATACgatgacaacaataacaaaatttatgTTGGGCGTGCCAAGCATTTGGACAAATTAATACCAGCATCGGTTTACAAGAGCATAGATTATGGAATTGTGACATGGGATGGATCTGCCCATGGAAAAATCGAATACGAGTACCTTGTAGGTGTCGACTATGCTTGGCAACAATGCCAAGACGGTGAGGTACCCGACAACGCAGTGAGAACTGGCAGAACCATGAAACGAAGAAGGGAGGACAAAAGTTTGGAAAGGGAATGGCTCTATGTTGGAAGAGCCCAATACGAAGGCACTCTAATGGTGGGTACAATACAGCCCTCTGAAAAATGTATATACATACCACATAAGCGTAAAGAGATAAAACTACAAAGTTATGAGGTTTTATACCTAAGAAAGTTTGATAATTGGAAGTTAATGGCCaccaatgctgatatttttcccgATGCTGTTGAGGTGGGCGAGGATAGGGATTATAGTAAAATGTATGTGGCTCGTTGGTTTTTTCAGGAGCTTATGTACCCCGTCAAGTTTATTCCCGACCGGGAAGAAGCTATAATTTGCCAGGATGGTCCCGAACACAAAGTCACAATGGTCCATGTCTTGCGTGGCGATAACTACATTTGGCAGAAGGCAACATCTGAAGATGTTTATGACAAAGCTGTATATACGGGTTACACAATGGATGGCGACATTCTATTTGTCGGTAGGGGCTACCACGATGATGTGCTGTGTGTGGGGCTTGTATCATTGGCACACAAAGCTTTGATTGCACCATATGGTGGTAAGGTGATCGGCATTGAAGATTTTGAAGTTTTGATACGAATATAA